Part of the Phycisphaerae bacterium genome, CGCGGTCGCGGCGAGTAATCGAATCGAAAATGCGCGCAGGGCGGCGCCGATCCTCGCGAGCGTCTCCGTTTCCTTAACGATCCGCCCCACAGCGACACCGGCGCACGCCAGAATCATGAGCTGTCCCGTCGGGCGCAACCACGTCGCCAGCCCTGCGAGCACGGAACCCGTGAGCAGCGCCCGCGTTCCGCCCTTCTGAAGGTGCCACGCCAGTGCCAGAATCGAACCGGTGAGCAGCAGCGTATAAGGGACTTCGGAGAGCACAGCATTCGCGTAGCCGCCAAGGTACGGACTTGCCGCAACGAACAGAGCAGTCGCGAGGGCGAGCGCCCGGCCGGGGCGAACGAGCCATGCCAAACACGTCGCCAGAATGGCACACCCCACAACCATGGCGTGCTGGATCAGCAGCAGGGCTATCCCGCTCGAATTTCCGAACAGTGCGAACACGCTGGCCAGAAAGAGCGGATACCCCGGCGTGTAGAACTGGAATCGGTCGTCGGAGAGATCGCCCCGTTCGATGATGCCGATGGCCAGATCGATGTAGGCCGCGGAGTCCGGTGTGACCACCACGCGCGACGCCGAGGCGACAAATCCGGCGGTGACAGTCGCGAGCATCGCGGCAAGGACGAGCAAACTCAGCGGGTAATGTCGTGAGGTCGGCTCCGCTGCGCGATCGCGCTCGCGTCGAACTTCCGGCGGACTCTCGCCCCCGGCCGTCGCGGGGATCTTCCGGGCGAAGGCATCCGGCGCGGGGCATTCGCCGGCTTCAGTCCCCATCGTTGTTCTACCGCAATCGTCCGGTGCGCGCATGCACGTTTATCGGACGCGCAGCGGCCCTGGTTCAATTTGGGGCAAGAGGGGCCCGAGTCGGCTGCAGGTCAACGTCTAGCGGTTTCCGGATTGTGCCCGGTACTGTTCGTTCAGCCGCTGGACGACTTCCGCCGTCATGTCCAGCGAAGGTTTCCAGTAAAGGACTTTCTGGAGCACGATCTGCTGACGCATCTGCGTGGGGTTTTCCGCCTGGCCCGACGGAAGTGTGTCGGCCGAGAGGACAATATCGATGCCCCGCTGCTCGGCGACCTGCTTCGTTGCGGCCAGGATGTCGTCGAAAATGAGGCGAAGCGAGTTGGCCAGTTCCATTTCGATGCGCTGGCTCTCCGATTCCATGAAGAAGTCCATCTCGGCCCGCAGAAGGGCCAGCTCCTTGGCGCGGTCCCGATAGGCATCGGTGCCGGGTTTGAGCTCTTCCTGGAGCGAACGCGTTGCGCGGTCGATCCTCTCGCGAAGTTCGTCGCGCTTCTGGCTTGTCTCTTTGCGCTTGGCTTCAAACTGGCTTTCCAGGTCAATGCGCTTCTGGTAGCGCTCCGAGACCTGGGGAATGTTGACCACCGCTACACGCACTTCGCCGGCCTGGCCGACGCTTGCCACACCCAGAACCATTGCCATTGTCCATGCGATCATGACCCGTTCCTTTCAAGGAGAATGAAATTCGTGTGGGGACTGCCGCGGCGCGCGGAGCGTACAGGGGTGCCGCGGCCTGATGCTCAGCCTAGAAGATACCGCCGATCACGAAGCTGAGGATCTGCTCTTCATCTTCCGAATCGCGCAGTACGGGTGCCGCGAGGTTGAATTCCAGCGGAATCGGCCCGAGCACATCAATCGTAAAGCGTACGCCCGCCCCAACGGCCGCGCGATATCCCGAACCAGCCGTCCCGCTGTCCAGGAAAACATGGCCGCGAAGATTCTTGCCATAGACGGGAAAGCTGTACTCCCCCCCGAGCAGGATCAGGTAATCGGCACCGACGTTGGTGTCGTCGAAGCCGTCCCGCGGGCCGATGCCGCGAAATTCGAACCCGCGAATGGAGCCGATTCCACCCGCGTACAAACGTTCGTACACCGGCGCGTCGCCGATCTGGTATCCGCCCTCTCCCCACAGCTCCAAAACGCTCTTTCGCTCCTCGGCATCGGTCGCCACGGTGAAGTAACGCGAATAGCGCGAGCGGATTTCCCCAAAGACGTGGTCGCCACCGAGCGCCCCGACTTGTTCGTAACTGAGCCGGAGCCGGTCGCCCACGGTGGGAACGAACCGATTGTCGGTCCGGTCGCGAACCATTGTGTAGCGAACGCTGGTCAGAAAGCTCTGACCTTCGTCGTCGTGGATCTGATCACCGGCGAACAGGTCGACGCTGTCGACCTCGATTTCCTCGACGCGGAAGGTTACTTCGCCTGTCCAGTTGCGAAACCAGCCGCGCTCGAAACGCCGTCCGAAGCTTACCGTCGTCCCAACCCGCGTCTCCGCGTAGGCCTCGCGATCCCGCGTGAACAGGTACGCGCCGTAATCGAACCGGATGGGGCGGTCGAACAGGTAAGGCTCGGTGAAATCCACTCGGAAACGGCTGGTCTCCGTTCCCGGGCGGAGCTCAAGCCGCAGGCGCTGCCCGGCGCCGGAGAAGGCGCGGAACCGGAACAGCTCCGAGAGCGATCGCGGTGTGTCAAACAGGTCGAAATTCTGGAGGTCGAGCACGATCTGGCCCACCACGCCGCTGTTGCTGGTGATGCCGGCACCGAAGATGAAATCGCCCAGCCGGTCCGCCTCGACCACGTCGATCACCGCGTCGCGCACGCCGGGCTCATCGCCCACGGGCAGCACCCGGGCCGAACGGAAAATGCGCGAGTCCACCAGGCTGCGCTCGGCATCGCGAACTTCCGTCATGTTCCACAAGTCATCGGGCGGACAAAGGTTGAGCTCCCGGCGGACGACCTTGTCCTTCGTGCGCGAGTTTCCCCGCACGACGACCTCGCCCACGCGATAGGCGTCGCCTTCCTCGATCTGGAATGTCACGCGGACGGCGCCGGGCTGCTCCGAGAACACGCGGATGACGCGGACCTCGGTGTAGATGTGCCCGATTTCGCCGTAACGGCGGCGAATGGCCTGGGCGTCATCGTCCAGCCGGGGACGGTTCACGAACTGCCCCTCGCGCGATTCGATCAGCGCCATCAATTCCTCGGTGCTGAACACCGTGTTGCCGGTCAGGGTTAGGCCCTCGATAACGTAGCGCGTGCCCTCGACGATGGTGAAGACCAGGCGAATGCCGTTTTCCACCGGCTCGCGACGATAGCTCACCCGCGCGTCCAGCCAGCCCCGATCGCGGTAGTAGGTCTGCAGCGCGGCCACGTCGCCATCGACAACGTCCTCGTCGAAGGCGCCGGTGCGGAGGATCCAGAAGGCCTTCTTGGTCTGAATCTGGCGCCGCAGGACACGGTCGGAGAAGGCGGTGTTGCCCTCGAACTCGATGCGTCGAATCCGCGTGCGCGGCCCTTCCTCAATCACATAAACGAGCTCCCCGGTTCGCTGCAACTGCTCGCGATCAAACTCCACCGAAGCGTCTGCGAAGCCTTCTTCGCGGTACAGCCGGAGAATGGCCTCCTGACCATCGCGGGCCGAGAAAGGATCGACTGCCTGATCCACCTGGACCGGCACCTCCCGCCGCAGCCGATTGTCGGAGAACCGCGAGTTGCCCTGGAAACGAATGGCGGAAACGAAGGTCCGCTCGGTCAGATCGAAACGGATGCGGACGCCGTCTTCCTCGGGGAGGATGTCGTATCGGGCGGTGGTGAAGCGCCCCGTGCGGAGCAGGCGCACGACCGCCGCGTCGAGCTCCTCCCTGCTGATCGGCTCGCCGATCTGAATCGCCGCCACGTCGCGCACCAGAGCTTCATCCGTGCGCACCAGGCCGATGAATTCAACCGCCCGGACGATGCCGACGGTTTCCTGGGCCCGAAGCGTACCGGTGGACAGCATGATGGCGGCGACGCCGAGGAAGGCGCGAACGGCCCAGGTGCCTGGCTTCCGGATCGGCGTACCGCTCACGGACGCAGCCCGCGCCAAGTGGAAGAGGCGCCTTCTGTCTGCCGATGGTGGTCTTCTCAAAGCCGTGTCCTGACCGCGCAGAGGACGTCAAGGCTGCGAAAACAAGTCGGAGCATGTTAACCGCGCCCGGCGGGTCAGCCAACAGCAGCGACGGCATCAGGCGGAAGCCCTGGGTGGGGGACGGGCAGTCTCGACGCAGATCAGGCCCGGCCGGTTCCGTCCAGCGGAGGCATGTGTCGTGGAGAATTTCTTCTCCGACGCGCAGCACCATAACCAAAGGTCAATGCTCGATAGAATGGGGCACGACCGAGGCGGGCTCGGGAGCTTCGAGCAACCGGATCAGGTCCCTGGCATGAAACGGTGATTTGAGGAAAGCCGAGAATCCCTGTTGCAGAAGAGCATGTCCCCGTCCATCCTCATCCTCGCGCACCAGCCCGATGAGTTCCGTGTCCTGCAACCCTTCGTGGGCGCGGAGCTCCCGGCGGAGTCGCTCAGGTTCGATCTGCGGAAGGGACACATCCACCAATATCACATCCGGCAGGAATGACCCCGCCACCAGGCCGGCCTCGAACGCGGACTCCGTCGCCTCGACGTCGTACTCCCCGCGCTGCGTCAGCGATTGCCGAACGGTATCCCGCAATTCCCGCTGTCCGAGCACGACGAGAACGCGCTTCCGGCCGCGCGACAGTCCGTTCATGGGAATGTCGTGGGATTTCATGAAGCGCACGAGCTGTTCCAGCGGGATCCGGCGGTCCTTGCTGCCGGGAATGCGATAACCCCGAAGCTGGCCGGAGTCGAACCACTTGGAGACGGTCCGCGGGGCCACATTGCAGATCTTGGCCACCTCGCCCGTTGTCAGCACCTGCTTGGGACGTGTCATATTGCCCTACCCCCGCGGCTCCGATTAGCGCTCCAGGCGGCACTGTTCGGAGACCCTTCACTGCTCTCTCGGCAGTTGGACCTCGCGACTGTTGCGTCCGGCACAACCGACAGACACGAGCGAGCTGGTTCTGCCGCCGCAGACCATGCGCCCGTTACAGATCGACCCCGGGGGGAGGGAACGTCTGATAAGTCAATGCGATTTTAGAATGCGTACGATGCGGTTTCCACGAAGGCCTGTGATATTCGTGGCGTGGCAAACTGGGGGAAGAGGTGGACTTGTGATTGCGCAGTATGTGACGCCGGCCCGACATCGAACGATTCCATGCCTCGGCGAATCCTCTTGTGACTGCGTTTGCGGAAGGGATCCAAAACGCTCGTGGTCCAGGAGAAGACGCGCGCGTCAGCACATAGCGAAGGCGGGGCACTGCTCTTGCGCAGGGACTTTCGCTCGGCTCCGTCGACCACCGAAAGGGCACTAGGATTCAGGCAGTTGAATCACCTGGCCGATTCGCAGGCGCTTGGGATCGCCCTTGACCGCATCGCGGTTCAGTTCGAACAGCTCCTGCCAGCGCGCCGCATTTCCCAGTACATCCCGGGCGATGGCATAAAAGCTGTCACCTTCGCGGACGGTATAGCTTCGCGCCGCATTCCCTGCCGTCGCGGATTCGCCCCTCAAGGGCGTAGGCCTCGACGTAGCCGTTGAAGCGGGCGGTGTTCGACGCGTTGCGACGGACGGCGGTAC contains:
- a CDS encoding OmpH family outer membrane protein, which codes for MIAWTMAMVLGVASVGQAGEVRVAVVNIPQVSERYQKRIDLESQFEAKRKETSQKRDELRERIDRATRSLQEELKPGTDAYRDRAKELALLRAEMDFFMESESQRIEMELANSLRLIFDDILAATKQVAEQRGIDIVLSADTLPSGQAENPTQMRQQIVLQKVLYWKPSLDMTAEVVQRLNEQYRAQSGNR
- the bamA gene encoding outer membrane protein assembly factor BamA; its protein translation is MSGTPIRKPGTWAVRAFLGVAAIMLSTGTLRAQETVGIVRAVEFIGLVRTDEALVRDVAAIQIGEPISREELDAAVVRLLRTGRFTTARYDILPEEDGVRIRFDLTERTFVSAIRFQGNSRFSDNRLRREVPVQVDQAVDPFSARDGQEAILRLYREEGFADASVEFDREQLQRTGELVYVIEEGPRTRIRRIEFEGNTAFSDRVLRRQIQTKKAFWILRTGAFDEDVVDGDVAALQTYYRDRGWLDARVSYRREPVENGIRLVFTIVEGTRYVIEGLTLTGNTVFSTEELMALIESREGQFVNRPRLDDDAQAIRRRYGEIGHIYTEVRVIRVFSEQPGAVRVTFQIEEGDAYRVGEVVVRGNSRTKDKVVRRELNLCPPDDLWNMTEVRDAERSLVDSRIFRSARVLPVGDEPGVRDAVIDVVEADRLGDFIFGAGITSNSGVVGQIVLDLQNFDLFDTPRSLSELFRFRAFSGAGQRLRLELRPGTETSRFRVDFTEPYLFDRPIRFDYGAYLFTRDREAYAETRVGTTVSFGRRFERGWFRNWTGEVTFRVEEIEVDSVDLFAGDQIHDDEGQSFLTSVRYTMVRDRTDNRFVPTVGDRLRLSYEQVGALGGDHVFGEIRSRYSRYFTVATDAEERKSVLELWGEGGYQIGDAPVYERLYAGGIGSIRGFEFRGIGPRDGFDDTNVGADYLILLGGEYSFPVYGKNLRGHVFLDSGTAGSGYRAAVGAGVRFTIDVLGPIPLEFNLAAPVLRDSEDEEQILSFVIGGIF
- a CDS encoding helix-turn-helix domain-containing protein, giving the protein MTRPKQVLTTGEVAKICNVAPRTVSKWFDSGQLRGYRIPGSKDRRIPLEQLVRFMKSHDIPMNGLSRGRKRVLVVLGQRELRDTVRQSLTQRGEYDVEATESAFEAGLVAGSFLPDVILVDVSLPQIEPERLRRELRAHEGLQDTELIGLVREDEDGRGHALLQQGFSAFLKSPFHARDLIRLLEAPEPASVVPHSIEH